A genomic window from Solanum stenotomum isolate F172 unplaced genomic scaffold, ASM1918654v1 scaffold37307, whole genome shotgun sequence includes:
- the LOC125852594 gene encoding protein THYLAKOID ASSEMBLY 8-like, chloroplastic: MAIRAISRLKIPSLLLKHLSVSPVPSVSSTLTSSSSCSTSWVPELSRSSVRDVRWYHDGRPRGPLWRGKKLIGKEALFVILGLRRFRDDEEKLDKFVKTHVLRLLKMDMIAVLNELERQEEVSLAVKVFWVIQKQAWYQPDVYLYKDLIIALARRRKMDDAMKLWESMRKEDLFPDFQTFTEVIRGFLRDGSPADAMNIFEDMKKSPYPPEELPFRVLLKGLLPHPLLRNRVKQDFEEIFPDRHIYDPPEEIFGLR, translated from the exons ATGGCAATTAGAGCCATTTCAAGACTAAAAATTCCATCTTTGCTCCTTAAACACCTTTCAGTTTCTCCAGTACCATCAGTTTCTTCCACCTtaacatcttcttcttcatgttctacATCATGGGTTCCAGAGCTTTCTAGAAGTTCAGTGAGGGATGTGAGGTGGTACCATGATGGAAGACCAAGAGGGCCACTTTGGAGGGGAAAGAAATTGATTGGAAAAGAAGCACTTTTTGTGATTCTTGGGTTAAGAAGATTCAGAGATGATGAAGAAAAACTTGACAAGTTTGTTAAAACACATGTCCTTAGGCTTCTTAAAATGGATATGATTGCTGTACTTAATGAACTTGAACGCCAAGAAGAGGTCTCGCTTGCTGTTAAG GTGTTTTGGGTAATTCAGAAACAAGCCTGGTACCAGCCCGATGTCTATCTTTACAAGGACCTGATCATTGCATTGGCAAGACGGAGAAAGATGGATGATGCAATGAAGTTGTGGGAGAGTATGAGAAAGGAAGATCTTTTTCCTGATTTTCAGACATTCACTGAAGTTATTAGGGGCTTCTTGAGAGACGGATCTCCTGCAGATGCTATGAACATATTTGAGGACATGAAAAAGTCTCCATACCCACCCGAGGAACTGCCTTTCAGGGTTTTGTTGAAGGGACTTTTGCCACACCCCCTATTAAGAAACAGGGTTAAGCAAGACTTTGAGGAGATTTTTCCGGATCGGCATATATATGATCCTCCAGAAGAGATTTTTGGATTACGTTGA